The genomic segment GAATACGGCGCCGCGCCGGAGGGCTATGATTATCTCATCACCGGCCATGAGTCTTTTGGCATTGTTGAAGAGGTTGGCCCAAACGTAACAGAATTGAAAGTGGGCGATTTTGTTGTGGCCACTGTTCGTCGTCCTGGCCATTCGATTTATGATCAAATCGGCACCTACGACATGACCACCGACGATATGTATTACGAGCGCGGAATCAATCTGCGCCACGGTTTTCTCGCCGAGTATTACGTCGATGATCCGGAATATATCGTCAAATTTCCGCGCGGCCTGAAGGAAGTTGGCGTTTTACTCGAACCGACGACGGTGGTGGAAAAAGGCATCGCGCAGGCGTATGAAATTCAACGCCGCTTGCGAGTGTGGCGTCCGCGCAAAGCAGCAGTAATGGGTGCGGGTACCGTCGGGTTGTTGGCAACACTCGCCTTGCGCTTGCGCGGACTCGAAGTCGTGACACTTGGCCGCACGCCCAAGCCTTATCTCAACTCCGATCTGCTCGAAGCGATTGGCGCGCGTTACGAGACGACGGTGGATTTGCCGATTGTTGAAAGTGCAAAAAAGTACGGCCCGTTCGACCTCATCTTTGAGGCGACCGGCGCCTCTTCGGTAGTGTTTGAGAGCATGCAAGCGCTCGGCAAAAACGGCGTACTGGTGCTTTCCAGTATCACTGGTGCCAACAAGATGATCGAAGTGCCGGCGGACAAAATTAATCTCGAATACGTGCTGGGCAACAAAGTCACCGTCGGCACGGTCAACGCGAATCGCGAATACTTTGAAATGGGCGTGAAGGACATGGCTCATGCCGAAGCGGAGTACCGCGGCTGGCTCAAGCGCCTGCTCACACATCCGGTCAAAGGCTTGGAAAATTATCAGGACCTGTTGAACCAACTAACCACGGCCACGGGCGCTATTAAAGTATTCTGTGAGGTCGCAGAGTTATAATTCAAGTAGAGACGTTTAAATTCGTAAATAGAACACAAGACCCCATTTGTCCGTGGCGGACGGTGGGGTTATCTGTTTATTTTCGCACTGATTCAGGAAGCCGATCCTTTATTTCGGGGGTGAAAATTCTTCTTCCATTCCGTGTAAGTTTTCTTATTTTGGGTCGACAAATCGGTGACCGGCTGATCTCGATTCTGATACTTGCCAATAACACTTGACGACATCACTTCGAGCTGAGGCAACCGCAAGGGCGGATCAATAAATTTTATCAGCGACGAGTTTTTATGACTTTAAAAATGAGATTTAAAATCTGGCTGGCGCATAAGCTGCCCACTTGCAAGGAAGTGACACGTATGGCCTCAGATGCTATGGATCGAAGGCTGCCGCTTAAACAGCGAATCCAGATGAAACTGCACTTTATGACGTGTAGTTTGTGTTTACGATATTTTCAGCAACTGCAGCTCATGCGAGAAATGGCGCACCAGCAGGCAGGGCAAATTGAGGAAATGAATCCCTCCGCGAATCCTTCCCTCCCCTCAGCAACGCGCGAGCGTTTCAAACGCATGCTCAACAGCTCTGCGCCGGAATGAAGGCAAAATGACAGCCGTTGTTGTAGGGTAGCGCGTTGAAGCGCCGACGCATTTGCGGCAACCGTTTCTGCACGTGCGATGTGAGATTATCACAATCGCAGACGTGATGCAAAATCCCATCGTAAAAATCGCCCAGAAAACGGGCTTTGCTTATGGTGGGATTTTTGTTTTAGGCCGTCAAAAGGCCGCATCAAACAACGGCGCCTGTAAGGATTGAACCGTGCAAGCGACCAAATCATGAACAAATCCATGCAGGTAACGAGCTAAAAAAGAGGAAGATCATGGCCACTATTCTGCTCAATGAATCCGACCCCAGCCGGAGACATTTGCTGCGAGCGCGGCTGCAACGGCAGGGCCACAAGGTCTGGTCCGCGAGCCATCTCAATGACATCGTCGTATTGCTTCACGACGTTGCCGTCGATCTCATGATTATTGATCTCGATCACCAAAATCTCAACGAGCTGGTCGCTTTTGCCGACCATTGGAAAGGCATCAAAATCCTGTTCCAAACCAGCACGGCAGCACCGTTGCAGGACTTTCGCTCATGGATGGCGGATCAGTTTGTCTACAAGTTTCACGATAGTGAAAACCTTACGCTTGCAGTGGCACAGCTTTTACAAAAAAAATCCCCTCGGCCACGAATCTTCAAAAAGACGAAAACCAGCCATAGCGCAGCGCGATTCGCAATGGCGTAAAAGGAACCTCAACATGCCCATCTCTTTTGATGAACCTCTCACCACAAATTTTGACGAGGCGATCAGCCGCGAATGGCTCGAAACGAACGGCCTCGGCGGCTGGGCAAGCTCAACCGTCGCCGGCGCGCACACGCGGCGCTATCACGGCTTGCTCGTCGCGGCAACGCATCCACCGGTGGGGCGCAAGGTGCTGCTATCCAAACTCGATGAAGACCTCGTGATCGCCGGACAACATTACGAGTTGGGAAGCAACCGCTACCCCGGCGCTGTACATCCGCGTGGTTTTGAATATCTGCGTTCCTTCGAGAAGGATTTGTTTCCGGTTTTTGAATATGAAGCTGGCGGCGTGCGACTGCGCAAAACTATCGCTGCCGTCAACGGTGAAAATACGACGCTCGTTTTGTATGAGATTTTGACCGCATCCTCGGCATTCTCGTTCGAGTTACGGCCGTTCATTGCCTATCGTGATTATCACAGCATGGCGCACGCCAATGGCGCTATTCGGCGTGAAGCAGACTTTAGCGAAGGCTTCTTTCGCGTACAACCTTATGAGGGCGTACCCGAGTTGTTCATTGCAATACCTGGCGCTACCTTTGAAGCGCAGCCGGATTGGTATCGTAACTTTGAATACGTCATGGAGCAGTATCGCGGCTTGGATTATCGCGAAGATCTTTTCACGCACGGCCAGTTTAAGCTTGAACTCAAAGGTGGTGACAAGCTTGGCGTTATTATCTCAACCGAGAATCCCGTGCGCCGCGATGCCTTCCAATTATTCGCGGCGGAGAAACGCCGTCGCGAGCAACTTTGTGAAGGGCCATCAAGCAAAGACGAGTTTTCCAAAATGCTAACACTCGCCGCGGATCAATTCGTAGTCAGGCGTGGCGAGAATTTACGCACGCTCATTGCCGGGTATCATTGGTTTTCCGATTGGGGCCGTGATA from the Cytophagia bacterium CHB2 genome contains:
- a CDS encoding glucose dehydrogenase, translating into MKAIAVLPGKPNSMHLREVPKPKVSDVPNGRGVLVKVLRVGVDGTDKEINAAEYGAAPEGYDYLITGHESFGIVEEVGPNVTELKVGDFVVATVRRPGHSIYDQIGTYDMTTDDMYYERGINLRHGFLAEYYVDDPEYIVKFPRGLKEVGVLLEPTTVVEKGIAQAYEIQRRLRVWRPRKAAVMGAGTVGLLATLALRLRGLEVVTLGRTPKPYLNSDLLEAIGARYETTVDLPIVESAKKYGPFDLIFEATGASSVVFESMQALGKNGVLVLSSITGANKMIEVPADKINLEYVLGNKVTVGTVNANREYFEMGVKDMAHAEAEYRGWLKRLLTHPVKGLENYQDLLNQLTTATGAIKVFCEVAEL